AGGTATCAACTATGATTCTCGAGTGCCGGACAAGTCGTGACAATGAGAATCTTAGCGGTTGGTGTGTTTTCCCTTTTGGGTTTAGAGAGGTTCGCTACACGTATGACTATTGGAAAAAGGGTAGAAGATATTATTGATTGTTGCGAGGAGACTTTGGACGACATCAAGACTTATGATGCTATATTTGCTTCTATGGTCACATATGAGCATAACAAAAATGGTCTCCATGCCTTTTGGAAGAATTGGTGTCCATCCACCAATACAATATCTATCTTCCTTGGAGAgttatctatatttttattggaTTTGAGAACCATTGCAGGCCTTCATGTTCATGAGTCTTGCTATGATGAAGTGGTACCCCTGGGTAAGAAGTTGACACACGTAGATGACCaaggaatatatttttttcctaggAAAATGCACTTACTTGTTTTTGGCGTTTTACTAACTTACCAAAGGTTTCATAGACAAAGTCTCCTTTTGAAAATGGACAAAGTTCCGATTTAGAGAACCAAGAAAATATGTTGATCCTTCACCAAGGACGTCTAAGAATCGTACCAAGCTAGTGATGAATGATGAtccttttgaaaatattaacatGAGTTTTTTTACCGCGAATCAAAGAGGAGAATTCTCTTCTTGTCGAGCCAGGCATGGAAGACTCACATAGAGATGAGTCTTATTTGACGACTTTTCTTGCATGTGGGCTTTACAAGTTTTTGTTTCGTAACAAGAAAGTTGATTGCATTCGTGCTAGTATCTTCAAAGTTGCAAGGTTTATGACTCATGTGCAGAAAAATTCTTTGACAATTATGTTCCTTGCAATCATTTATCGTGCCCACAGGGATATATCACTTCTTAAAACTTAGGTGCTTGCGACATACTATTACTCATTCATTATGTATATGGATGGATAGGTGAGTATTTTGTGACCTATTACTGTGTTTCTAAACCCAACGAGGTGTATGAATTCGGCAGATTTCTGGAGAAAAgatgacaaaaaatattttgacctTGTTGATGCTGCCAAGATATTTCATTAAGTGAATGTACATAACCTCCATAATTTGTCCATGTAACAAGCAAAAAAGCTACTTATTGATGATAGTGAAAAACTGTCCAATTCCTAGAGAGATTTTCTTATAGGCCTTTGTTCAAGTTTTGTCACTTTGAGGCAGGATGATGATCTGATTGTGGAGCCTTATAGCCCTCACCGGTTTAGCCGACAATTTGGGTATTGTCAAGATGTTCCTAGTGCTCTTCTAGAGTACCATTATTATGGTTCACTTCTAGATTTGCTCTTTtgttttagttgttttgagACAAGTATGTGATTATGCAAATCCTATCTTTAGTGTAGTTTTCTTGGATGCAAACATGctttagaaaaataaagtttgacggatttgaagtaaaatatcACTAATGTACATCAACAAGGAAACTGACATCCTGCATGAACCAACAAGCATCTCAATGGCTAAACGCCAGCTTGAATAGGGCAAAACTTCCTCAGTACCGGCGCTGTAATGGCGTTGTAATGCTCTTGTGAAAAGTAAAGGTCAAAGCGGGGAGGTGAATAACACTTCATAACTTCTGATCGACAATCTTTCGGTCTAATGCAAGTCTTAAGATGGAGGCTGAAGGgcaaacacacaattatgaaaaattgtgcTTTCCTTGGTAATGTTCCAAATCTATAATATGGATTTGTCCAATTATGTATCATCATCTTCCCAATTAGGGATAGAAAGGAGAGATAAATTATTGTGAAAACTATTGATAAAGTGTATTCAAGAGAGGAAGAAACTTCAATTTGTGTCAATCTAAGCTTGAAATTCAGTTTTTGCTTATCAAATTAGCTTGGAGTGGAGATTTTCTGCCTGAGTATTGTCTCAGTTTAGCTTCTTTGATGAGCAGCTAGACTGTTAACTAAGGGTGTGTATGCTAGATAGGGGTGTAAAACACTGaatgaatattaattaattgactCTAATTTGATTGTATGACATGGATCTATTGTTGTCTTgaagttttaattaaaaatatatggttGTAAAGATTGATTGAATCCTCCAACACTATTTTGACCTAAAATGCAAAATAAAGTTGGGTAAGACTCAATAGTGAGGACTTGCTGAAATTACTCCATGGGTTTGAGCCAGGGTTAGGACATTTCGAGTGATCTCATATTTAATGATATGAGCTAGCGATAGTCTATCTACTCAAgtaatgttttatgttttgtttgaaATGATCTTGGAATTTGGAAGAATCCATAGGACATACGCTTGATAGTTTGGGAGAATATCAAAGTGTAGCCTAGAATAAGCGTTATCAATGTATCAATTAACATTGTTTCACTTAATCTTTGCCTATGCGATTTGAAACCAAAATGGCAACTTATGAAAGTCCCAATACATAATTTGTGTGTTATAATTTGTAAGGATATACTTTTGTTTTGCCTATCATTCATCTTATTTGTCCCTTTCTCTATCATTTAGAATTCATACTCTTATGTCATTTCTTCATAATTGAGATAGTTATAAcgttaataaaataataatgtttatattaatgttctaaataatagaataaataatttgacAAGGAGGAAGTATTATCAAAGATTCGAACTttagaaagaaaaggaaaaacaagTTAAATGATAAGGTATCCGTAAGTTGAAcgaatgtgaaaaaaaaatgtctaaaatggtctattaagtatatttttgttggatatagttctttaactatttaaaaacttattaatgtTGGTTTATTAACTATACACTTAtcgattttattcttttaaatatttttaaacttgtCATCTTTGTTCTCTCAACAATACACTTACTCATTTTAGTCTTCGAGTATTCATAAACTTATTAGCTTTgatttttgtccttttttttaacaaatagcTTAAGTTTATATTAACAGAACTCTTTGTGAAATTAAGTCTTTAATCCATTTTTAAGTTGCTTATCTATCTTTGtactttttcttgaaattaatcTTATGAGAAGAACAAtaaatgattcaaaataaaattaatgacgaaaaaagatacaattttattcaatggaggataaaataaaacatataatttttgcTGATGACTTGAATATGTCATGTTCCTTTTTTTGAACGGTTAATAGGTTATATAACCAATgcgattttttttagttttattgttcatacaaaagaaaaataagagattTGATCTTATTACTCAAATTTCTCCCtgttaaataaaatgaacaacataataaaatcaatctattaaaaaagagaaatggtctgaaatatatttaaacttaAATCGAAATTATTGTTACAAtaccaaattttgaaaatgactTTTTACCCCCTGCACTTTAATTGTGTATTTTAAAGGCATATATGTGCTCACATGGACgtaaaaaatattgcataattatgaGTAATATGAGTCCACGTgggcacatatatacctttaaaatacactattagaTAGTTCGGGGgtaaaaaatatactattaaacAGTTCAGGGGCAAAAGGTCCtccataaaatttgatattgtaATAGCAATTTCGGCCAAAGTTAGAGTATTTTTCAGAccattttccctttaaaaaactaaaaaaagctgcaaatctaccattttataaatttcaacttctaaaaaataaaaataaaaaattccttCATTAAAGTTGTTGGAgtacaaattttgaattcaacgggtaatgatttttttttcctttttattataaaGTTTATCACATTCAAATCATTTTAGTGGCAATAATATGCTTCATTTTATCGTTCgttgaataaaattatgactTATATCTTTTTTCCtcgtgaattttatttttaaatcgtTGAGGTTAAAGTTTTTTGCATAAGActaatttaaagtaaaaatagtGGAGAGAGAAACACAACCAAAAATAAATGGATAAATGATTTAATTTCTTGAGACAGATCCAGTTAATATAAAtacacaagtaccccctagacaaTAACtaaaatcccagagacacaccttaactaaactaatctcttattaccccctgaacttttttttttttttataatttgtacACCTTTTTGACTTATgtggcatccaaatatctcccaCGTGCCTCAATTGCATGGAGTCACGGAGTgtgccacgtaagacaaaaggtgtagaaaattatcaaaaaaaataagttcaaggggtaaAAGAacattagtttagttaaggtgtgtctctgagatttcgattGTAGTTTAGGGGGATACTTATGCATTGTCCCTTAATGTAAacctatgtatatataaaatgaacaGAGATCAAATCCAATAAGAGCCTGtttgaattgacttaaaaaaaataacttttaaaaaatacttttgaaagtgttgaaatttatttttaaaataagtagttatgtgtttggataaaagcgttgcagttgaaaaaaaatttattgatgtTTGACAAGTAAGTATTGGTAAACactttttatcaaaatgtctgaaatgtCCTTAAGGATGTTAACACGATaaaaagttgattaatttaagactttatacttaaaaaaaattaaaacaaaattaatttatattttacatccatagataataatattttctatcattaacatatttctttatcatcacaaactattattattattattattattataataataataataataataataataataataataatataacaataataattaaataataataataataaaaaaattaagggcAAAATGGTAATATACTTGGTCAAgataaaatgacttttaaggaGGGAAAAAAAACACCTCTCACCTATCTTTTacctttaaacttaaaataagttattttttatttaaaataaattattttgataattgacaaatacttgtttttaagcccatccaaacagGGTCTAAGTTTTTAAATAGTTAAAGgactaaaatcaaataaatatataattaaaaaactaaaatcaataaatatatagttaaaagaaccaaatctaataaaaaaaaatatataattaagaaaccAGATTAGACTAGTCCTATAATTAAAGAGATTTTGTGTGGAAAAAAGTAGGCATACTCGACAACCGTTGGAATTGAAATCCCGCCATGGATTTCTGGTCTTCCCGGCATTAAATGGATACTGTCTGTTTTTCACAGCATAATTTCAAAATGAgacaaaatatatttgttttagaGGAAAAAGGTTGATAAATGCAGAAGAAGTTTGCTggaaataattaatacaaagagagagagataagATAGTCATAAATGCATACCTCAACTAACTCAGTAACTAGTTCACATATTTAGGTGTGTCTATCCAAATTTCATTTAAGCCTTTCTCCAACCAAATAAATCAGTAGTAATTATTGCATGCTTTGACGACTGACTCATCGATTTCATTCAATGTGGGGTTCCGCTGAGAATCTGTCGGTGCGATCAACCTCATTCCGGGAGGATCgtgatgatgatgaggaggcgtTACGGTGGGCTGCGTTGGAACGGTTACCTACCTACACTCGTGTACGTAGAGGAATTTTCAGGAATATTGTTGGTGAATCATGGGAGGTCAATGTTGATAATCTTCAACATGATGAACGGAAAGTTGTGTTGGATCGTTTGTTCAAATCTGTTGATGATAATTGGGATAACTTGTTTAATCGCATTAGGCTTCGTTTCGATAGGTCAATTATCTTCTCTCGTGAATCAAAAAAATTTGTCTTCTATGTCACATTATTTCactctttttttcatttcatttgcaGAGTTGATTTGGAATTCCCAAAAATTGAAGTAAGGTTTCAGCATTTAGCTGTTGAAGCTTATGTGCAACTTGGCAGTCGAGCACTCCCAACTATTTCTAATTTTGTCTTCAACATGACTGAGGTATTCATTTCCGTTTATCTCATCAATTACGGTAACACTTGTACTTTTAACATCTGAAATTTATCCCTTCTCTATCATAGGCTTTCTTAAGGTATCTAAGAATATATTCTGGCAAGAGAACAACGCTCACAATTTTAGATGATATTAGTGGGATAATCCGACCTTCTAGGTATGAATGCATAAATCAATCTATTGAAAGTATGTTTGATTTATTAACTAAAGCATTGTCGTGTTATTTTCTAGATTGACGCTTTTATTAGGTCCTCCTAGCTCTGGGAAAACCACATTGTTATTGGCACTTGCTGGACGCCTCAAATCTGACTTGCAGGTACTGTCTATTCATTGATTCTTCTGCGATATTATGGCAATATAGTACTAAGACATTGTTAAATTTGAAGATGTCAGGGGATATTACTTACAATGGACATGGTTTGAAAGAGTTTGTTCCTCAAAGGACATCCGCTTATGTCACTCAACAGGATTGGCATATTGCAGAGATGACTGTCAGGGAAACACTCGACTTCTCAGCACGTTGTCAGGGTGTTGGATCCAAATATGGTAAAGTTGTATGAGATTCTTCTAGTTGTTTTGACATTTCCTTAACTGAACTGTTGAATTTTGCCACAGATATGCTTTTGGAGctttcaagaagagaaaagatggCAGGAATAAAACCTGATGAAGATCTTGACATATTCATCAAAGTAAGTGTGGTTTCGATGCAGATGTCAATGAGCGATGCTACTTTACTTCGTTTAATAAGTATGCTGACTTTTTTCTTAACAAATTTATGACAATTCATACATGATATGTATTCTTAATTAGGCGTTAGCTTTGGAGGGGAATGATGCTGGACTTGTTGTTGAGTACATACTAAAGGTATTTTGTAAATTTGGTTTAGATTCATGTGATGCTTTGATATTTGCATAGATTGTACTACTGGCTTTTTACATTAATAATGTGTTGGCTTTTTTAAAGATGGTGCAACAAAGAGAAGACTATCTCTCAATAATTTTACTAAGCAACATAATCAACAGAAATCTGCACAACAggaattcaaaaaaagaaaaaaaaaagaatatctaaacaaactaaaaggatctaatagaaatttaaaattcaaaaaagtagATTCATCCTAAAACTAAACAACTTATCATGCTAAAAAGATTACTGCATTAACTGAAAACAAATTTCAACACTTCTCCTTAATAACAAAGTTCAACTACACTCCCAAATTAGAGATCTAGGCGATCATCTGCAAAACTATACTCAACTTACGAGGTCAGGgttgaatatttttgtgtgtgtgtgtgtgtgtgtgtggaggGGGAGGGTTTCAATAAGGGATAGACACTACACTAAGATAACAAAAGTAAAGATAGATTGATCAAAGACCTTTTGACCCAAGGATAGCAAATAAATTCTGGAATGGGAATTCAATTCATGCTCAAACATAACCAAATATCATCAAGATAATCGTGGGTAAGTCAACTATGCATTGGATTCTCAAGGACCCACTTGTATCTCTTGATCACAAGCAAGTATATCTGGACTAATTCTCTCGAACTTAGCAAGTATAACAAACTAAACAATTCAATATGGCAACACTAGGATTATCGTACCTATAGCGAGATGAGGGTTAAAAGGGATCTAGACTTTCTCAAGTTCTAGTCCTTTTGTCAATCCTCAAATCGTGCTAATCAATCTTTCCTACTCTTAATCCTCTTCCCTAAGCAAGATCAAGATAAATACAAGTCCTTGGGTCGGATACTCCCTTGGAAGACAATTAAAACATGAGATCAATTAAAGAATCAAAGACTCATATCATAAACAAGACAGTATTCAATTAATTGCAAAAGCACAAAACTAGAATCAAAACCACAATGTCCAAATCTGAAAATCAGACACTACAACTATGAACAATTAAGCAAAACCAAGAGTTGAAGAAAGATCTTTAAGGTTTGCACATTTAAGCTCACACAATCTTCGCTCTTCAAGTTGAGTGGTGGCTCTTTCCTCCCAAATTAGGATTGATTAGCTACAATGTAGGTCAGTGATAGGTCGAAGATATGAGATATATCCTCATGAGCTAAGTGTTGGCTTTTATATGAATTTGAGGCTGAAACGATGAGATTCCAGTCATTTACAAATATCTCAACAAACTAGAAAAGTGTaatagaaattttgaaattaaaaaatgtgaaaaattcaTCCTAAAACTAAAAAACTTATTATGCTAAGATAATTACtgcaataactaaaaaaaattttaacagAGAAAGAGATGTGATTCATCTATAATTCCAACTCTGCATACTTGTTTGTATATCAAACATCAATGTGGATCACTCTCTCTTCCTGTTCTTGTTGCTAaactcctatttttcttttgtagtgTGATGATGCAATGCGTACTAATTTAATGTAATATATGCTTGGTATGCGTTTCTATTTCTTGTTGTTACAAGCGTCATAGAATCATGATTATGCTATTGGCATTTCTGCAAGAAGTGCAACAAATTCATGGTACAAGTGCATAATATGTGGATGTTGTGTCgagtaatttttaatttcatctgCTTACTAACGTTTATCTAACAAAGATTCTAGGTTTAGACAATTGTGCGGACACCTTGGTCGGGGATGAAATGCTCAAGGGGATCTCTGGAGGCCAGAAAAAACGGCTCACCACTGGTGcatggattattttttttttttcatttggatTATGAAATGATCAATAGTTCTAAGCATACCAATATATTTGATGGTTGTTATAGGTGAGTTGTTGGTGGGTCCATCAAGAGTGCTCTTCATGGATGAAATCTCAACAGGGCTTGATAGTTCCACaacatacaaaattattaaatatcttAGACATTCAACGCATGCACTCGATGGAACTACTGTTATTTCTCTTCTTCAACCTGCTCCAGAGACGTATGATCTATTCGATGACATTATTCTTTTGTCTGAAGGCCAGATTGTGTATCAAGGACCTCGTGAAGATGTCCTTAACTTTTTTGAATATATGGGATTTCATTGTCCCGAGAGGAAGAATGTCGCAGACTTCCTTCAGGAAGTAAGTGTGTAGCTCTGGATTGTGAATAAATTTGATGGCGTCTTAGCTTCTtagttaaatgttttttttttctcatacaGGTTGTCTCTATGAAGGACCAAGAACAGTACTGGGCTGTTTCTCATCGCCCGTATCATTACATACCAGTGACCAAGTTTGCTGAAGCTTTTCGATCATACCGCACTGGGAAGAATTTATCTGAAGAGCTAACTATTCCTTTCGATAAACGCTACAATCATCCTGCAGCCTTGTCAACTTCTAAATATGGAGCGAAAAAAACGCAACTTCTTAAAACTGGCTTTGACTGGCAACTTCTGCTCATGAAAAGGAATtcgtttatttatattttcaaattttttcaggTAGATCCAGCATGAGTGTTTTGAAGAATTACACCAAAAGAACTAAAACAggattatcatatatatatatatatatacatatatatatacatatatatatatatatacatatatatatatatacatatatatatatatatatatacatatatatatatatatatatatataacttttggaGGCTTCTGAATTACATTTTCAAAAGCACATTCGTGTTCTTACGTTCTCTATGTTGGTTTTCAGCTCTTCTTGGTTTCTTTGATCACCATGAGTGTTTTCTTCCGCACAACTCTGCATCACAATACAATTGATGATGGAGGCCTATATCTTGGGCAACTGTATTTTTCCATGGTTATTATTCTGTTCAATGGTTTCACGGAGGTCTCCATGCTTATTGTCAAGCTTCCGGTCATTTACAAGCATAGAGACTTGCATTTCTATCCATGCTGGGTCTATACACTTCCTTCTTGGGTATTGAGCGTTCCAACTTCCCTGGTTGAATCTGGTTTATGGGTAGCAGTGACATATTATGTTGTTGGATTCGATCCAAGTGTTGCACGGTAAGTATAGACTTTCGGATTCACATTTTATCTTTATCTGAATTCTATACCCACTATCTTACCTGTTGTTctctgattttatttttttccttaactcTGCAGATTCTTTAAACAatttttgcttttcttttttctgcATCAAATGTCTCTTGCACTTTTTCGTCTAATGGGAGCCTTGGGTCGCAATATGATTGTTGCAAACACTTTTGGATCTTTTGCTATGTTGATTGTCATGGCTCTTGGGGGATATATTATTTCAAGAGGTGAAACTGAATACTCATATTGCTTTTATCTTGCTAAGATCCACGATAAGTTGATGattcatttcatattttctgTTCTGACAGATAGAATACCAAGTTGGTGGATCTGGGGCTTTTGGATTTCTCCCCTGATGTATGCTCAAGATGCAGCTTCGGTTAATGAATTTCTTGGGCATGCATGGGACAAGGTCTTCTTTTATGAtgccaagtattttaaattgGTCTTAAATTTGCTTAAGTTATTTAGTTTTCTTGACATAACTGTAAAAAAGGCAAGAATATGTACTGTACTTGAGGTAAACTTGGAGCTAACTTTTGAAATGAATTCTTACTAGTATCTGCAAATTTCATTTTACATATTGTAAAAGTAGACAAAACAAAgattatgaaatgaaatgattGCATCGAAGAATGAATTCTATGTGTTCTATAGAAGAACTGAGCTGTAATGTTTTGATGAACATGGAAAACCATTACACCACCCTTTTTTTTAGTGAGTTATTGTCATTTCAACTGTTTGGCTATCATCCAATACATGTCCTTTAACATCATATCCACTGTTTCCTtgtattaaataagaaaacaacttAACAAGTTTTCTCTTATGCATGCAGAGAGAAAACAAGAACTCTGATTTGCGACTAGGTGAAGCTTTATTGAAGTCACGCAGTTTATTCCCCCAGAGCTGTTGGTACTGGATTGGTTTCGGTGCTTTGCTTGGATATACGATTCTATTCAACATGTTATTCACATTCTTCCTGGCCTACCTCGACCGTAAGACTCTGATCCTATATGTGATTCTCACATAGTTTGaatcatcaaatgaaaaaagaaaaaactggACATATAGTGGCATGTTGCTATGTAACAACAAAAaccaattttgtattttttttttcctcattttaCTTCTCTTCAGCTCTTGTCAAGCATCAAgctgtggtttctaaggaagaTCTTCAAGATAGAGGCAGGACTAAGAAAGATGAACCTACTGTCATTCAGCTACAAGAGTATTTAAAGCATTCTGGCTCGCTGACTAGTAAGAAGATTGCTGATTAGTTAGGGCGTGTTGCATTTTACGAGATTTGAATTTCAACTCAGACTTTTCGGTATGAATAATGAGATTTCTACTTAATACTATTCAGGACAAAGTTTCAAGAATAGAGGCCTCGTTCTACCTTTTCAGCCACTTTCCATGACTTTCAAGGATATCAACTACTATGTCGATATACCTCTGGTATATTCCTCAACCTCTTCTTTCCAAATTTATCTGAGCATCTTTTTATCTCTGAAGAACACAAATATCATGGATCTTGGGCCGCACTTTATGGCATTTCcactataaaaaaaatccaatccCAATGTTACTTCAGGAACTGAAACAACAAGGCATGGCAGAAGACCGGTTGCAGTTGTTGGTTAACATCACTGGAGCATTCAGGCCTGGGGTTCTCACTGCACTGGTGGGAGTTAGTGGTGCTGGAAAAACCACCCTCATGGATGTATTAGCCGGTAGAAAAACTGGTGGTACTATAGAAGGGAGCATCCATATATCGGGTTACCCAAAGAAGCAAGAAACGTTTGCTAGAATATCTGGCTACTGTGAGCAAAATGACATCCACTCACCTTGCTTGACCATTCTTGAATCACTACTGTTTTCTGCTTGGCTACGTTTGCCATCAGAGGTTGACGTAGAGACACAAAAGGTAACACCTCGgataatttttgatattttctatATTGGACTCAAATAACTTATAAGGAGGACATCGGTTTCAGGCATTTGTTGACGAGGTAA
This DNA window, taken from Solanum lycopersicum chromosome 5, SLM_r2.1, encodes the following:
- the ABCG36 gene encoding ABC transporter G family member 32 — protein: MWGSAENLSVRSTSFREDRDDDEEALRWAALERLPTYTRVRRGIFRNIVGESWEVNVDNLQHDERKVVLDRLFKSVDDNWDNLFNRIRLRFDRVDLEFPKIEVRFQHLAVEAYVQLGSRALPTISNFVFNMTEAFLRYLRIYSGKRTTLTILDDISGIIRPSRLTLLLGPPSSGKTTLLLALAGRLKSDLQMSGDITYNGHGLKEFVPQRTSAYVTQQDWHIAEMTVRETLDFSARCQGVGSKYDMLLELSRREKMAGIKPDEDLDIFIKALALEGNDAGLVVEYILKILGLDNCADTLVGDEMLKGISGGQKKRLTTGELLVGPSRVLFMDEISTGLDSSTTYKIIKYLRHSTHALDGTTVISLLQPAPETYDLFDDIILLSEGQIVYQGPREDVLNFFEYMGFHCPERKNVADFLQEVVSMKDQEQYWAVSHRPYHYIPVTKFAEAFRSYRTGKNLSEELTIPFDKRYNHPAALSTSKYGAKKTQLLKTGFDWQLLLMKRNSFIYIFKFFQLFLVSLITMSVFFRTTLHHNTIDDGGLYLGQLYFSMVIILFNGFTEVSMLIVKLPVIYKHRDLHFYPCWVYTLPSWVLSVPTSLVESGLWVAVTYYVVGFDPSVARFFKQFLLFFFLHQMSLALFRLMGALGRNMIVANTFGSFAMLIVMALGGYIISRDRIPSWWIWGFWISPLMYAQDAASVNEFLGHAWDKRENKNSDLRLGEALLKSRSLFPQSCWYWIGFGALLGYTILFNMLFTFFLAYLDPLVKHQAVVSKEDLQDRGRTKKDEPTVIQLQEYLKHSGSLTRQSFKNRGLVLPFQPLSMTFKDINYYVDIPLELKQQGMAEDRLQLLVNITGAFRPGVLTALVGVSGAGKTTLMDVLAGRKTGGTIEGSIHISGYPKKQETFARISGYCEQNDIHSPCLTILESLLFSAWLRLPSEVDVETQKAFVDEVMELVELSPLRGALVGLPGVDGLSTEQRKRLTIAVELVANPSIVFMDEPTSGLDARAAAIVMRTVRNIVNTGRTIVCTIHQPSIDIFESFDELLFMKRGGELIYAGPLGPKSCKLIEYFEAIEGVPRIRPGYNPATWMLEVTSSVEETRLGVDFAEIYQRSNLFQYNQVLVERLSRSCGDSKDLNFPAKYCQSYFSQFLACLWKQNLSYWRNPQYTAVRFFYTLIISLMLGTICWRFGSKRDSQQDLFNAMGSMYVAVLFVGVTNGTAVQPVISVERFVSYRERAAGMYSALPFAFAQVAIEFPYVFSQAIIYSIIFYSMAAFEWTASKFLWYLLFMYFTMLYFTFYGMMTTAITPNHNVAAVVSAPFYMIWNLFSGFMIPHKRIPIWWRWYYWANPVAWTLYGLVASQYGDDVRLVKLSDGIQSLPANLLVKNVFGYRHDFIGVAGFMVVSFSLLFAVIFAYAIKSFNFQKR